In Nitrospirota bacterium, a single window of DNA contains:
- a CDS encoding formylglycine-generating enzyme family protein, with protein sequence MFKKAPLFGFVWNISFILFAVQPGFAAGLEDLIPKGNDCHSCHESSHPVIQADLKKPSGECFLCHNDGEVPDEVIKTAMKAIQHPSPAGHEKNHRLSEMVTIPAGEFMMGEDYVKKAVGPKHKAYLDEYEIDRYDVTNGDYYQFVTKTERKPPKHWMDKRVFIEKKNHPVTFVSWYDAEAYCAWRGKRLPTEAEWEKAARGVDGRIFPWGNQFVKENANVYMLGIGDTSPVGQFEAGKSPYGVYDMAGNVFQWTQDWFKPYPNNSIENPNYGETHKVLRGGSFYDCSYYRCGPSFQTFNRIALSPKSVSISIGFRCARSHATQKSL encoded by the coding sequence ATGTTTAAGAAAGCGCCTCTTTTTGGGTTCGTTTGGAACATTTCTTTTATTTTGTTTGCCGTTCAGCCCGGATTTGCAGCTGGCCTGGAGGATTTAATCCCGAAGGGAAACGACTGCCATTCGTGTCACGAATCTTCCCATCCTGTCATTCAAGCCGATTTAAAAAAACCTTCAGGGGAGTGTTTTCTCTGCCATAACGATGGTGAGGTTCCGGACGAAGTGATTAAGACCGCCATGAAGGCCATTCAACATCCTTCTCCCGCCGGGCATGAGAAAAATCATCGTCTGTCTGAAATGGTCACGATTCCCGCCGGCGAATTTATGATGGGAGAGGATTATGTTAAAAAAGCGGTTGGACCCAAACATAAGGCCTATCTGGATGAATACGAGATAGACCGTTATGATGTGACTAACGGTGATTATTACCAATTTGTGACTAAAACGGAGAGGAAACCGCCCAAACATTGGATGGATAAAAGGGTATTCATTGAAAAGAAAAACCATCCGGTAACTTTTGTAAGCTGGTATGACGCGGAGGCCTACTGCGCGTGGAGAGGAAAAAGGCTTCCGACCGAAGCGGAATGGGAAAAAGCCGCCCGCGGGGTCGATGGCAGAATTTTCCCCTGGGGAAATCAGTTTGTTAAGGAAAATGCCAACGTTTATATGCTTGGAATCGGCGATACGTCGCCTGTTGGGCAGTTTGAAGCGGGAAAAAGCCCCTATGGGGTTTACGATATGGCCGGGAATGTCTTTCAATGGACACAGGATTGGTTTAAACCCTATCCCAATAATTCGATTGAGAACCCGAACTACGGAGAAACGCATAAAGTTCTCCGGGGGGGATCATTTTACGACTGCAGCTATTACCGATGCGGGCCCAGTTTTCAGACCTTTAACCGGATCGCTCTTTCCCCAAAATCCGTTTCAATCAGTATCGGTTTCCGGTGTGCCAGATCTCACGCTACTCAAAAATCATTATAG
- a CDS encoding SDR family oxidoreductase: MKLKDKIAIVTGGGTGIGKAITEAFLKEGARVMICSRNMEHLTAAAKTINDGQGEEKVFPVQTDVNKKDEVEKSIEEVIKKWGDLHILVNNAGKSARLPLLDAKDEEWLDILDSNLNGMYFFSKAALRSIKDNAQGRIINISSVLGKFGVAGYTAYCAAKHGIVGFSGALALEVAPRGITVNTICPGWVDTQMAQQGISETAKTLQISPEEFKKSAEEAIPIKRFVDAGEVAELAAFLASEDARAITGQAINICGGSVMY, from the coding sequence ATGAAACTAAAAGATAAAATTGCAATCGTAACGGGCGGCGGGACCGGAATCGGCAAAGCCATTACCGAGGCATTTCTTAAAGAAGGCGCTCGTGTGATGATTTGTTCCAGAAATATGGAGCATCTAACCGCTGCCGCCAAAACCATAAATGACGGGCAGGGCGAAGAAAAAGTTTTCCCGGTTCAAACGGACGTTAATAAAAAAGACGAAGTTGAAAAATCGATTGAGGAAGTCATCAAAAAATGGGGAGACCTTCATATTTTGGTCAATAACGCCGGAAAATCGGCCCGCCTTCCCCTTCTCGATGCCAAAGATGAAGAGTGGCTGGATATTCTGGATTCTAATTTAAACGGCATGTATTTTTTTAGCAAGGCGGCTTTACGATCAATAAAGGATAACGCGCAGGGGAGAATCATCAATATCTCCTCTGTGTTAGGAAAATTTGGTGTCGCCGGTTATACAGCCTATTGCGCCGCCAAACATGGGATCGTCGGATTCTCAGGGGCTTTAGCGCTGGAAGTGGCCCCAAGAGGGATCACCGTCAATACGATTTGTCCGGGATGGGTGGATACCCAAATGGCACAACAGGGTATTTCTGAAACGGCAAAAACCCTTCAAATTTCTCCGGAAGAATTTAAAAAATCAGCCGAAGAGGCGATTCCGATTAAGCGGTTTGTTGATGCAGGCGAGGTAGCGGAACTGGCAGCCTTTTTAGCGAGTGAGGATGCGCGAGCGATTACGGGACAGGCCATTAATATATGCGGCGGCAGTGTCATGTACTAA
- a CDS encoding nitronate monooxygenase has product MKSNKTSVLPALTIGKHTSPYPIIQGGMGIRISASRLASAVANAGGIGVVSTVALGLDSPYYKKEGATSKDYFRANILALQDELKMAKQISPKGVIGVNCMVAITDYEDMVRTSAEYGADIIFSGAGLPVNLPDYVKDYPDVAIVPIISSVKAASIIIKKWERLHKRMPDAYVVETPNYAGGHLGARPEDITDPVFSLEKVVPEVLEFLEKEAKLNIPVVAAGGIFDHQDVLRMIGLGAHGVQLGSRFVCTYECDADDLFKDVFMKAKKEDIVIVKSPVGMPGRAIRSEFTERFEKGLDVDDKCFAKCLKHCACRDNRETYCIASVLDKAQRGNLAEGLFFAGSNAWRIKKIVSVKELMNELVGIQEGVEASSPSESVSRTS; this is encoded by the coding sequence ATGAAATCAAATAAGACTTCCGTTCTTCCTGCTCTGACGATTGGAAAACATACTTCACCCTACCCGATTATTCAGGGAGGAATGGGAATCCGGATTTCTGCATCACGGTTAGCTTCTGCGGTAGCTAATGCCGGAGGAATAGGTGTTGTTTCCACAGTGGCCCTGGGGCTTGACTCCCCCTATTATAAAAAAGAAGGGGCCACGTCGAAAGATTATTTCCGTGCCAATATTCTCGCCCTTCAGGATGAATTAAAAATGGCCAAGCAGATCAGCCCTAAAGGGGTGATTGGCGTCAACTGCATGGTTGCTATTACAGATTATGAAGATATGGTCCGCACGTCGGCCGAATACGGCGCCGACATCATCTTTTCAGGCGCCGGTCTCCCGGTGAACCTTCCCGATTATGTGAAAGATTATCCGGATGTTGCTATTGTGCCCATTATTTCTTCGGTAAAAGCGGCATCGATTATCATTAAAAAATGGGAGCGGCTTCACAAGCGGATGCCGGATGCTTATGTCGTGGAAACGCCAAATTATGCCGGAGGACATTTAGGAGCACGGCCGGAAGATATCACCGATCCCGTTTTCAGTCTTGAGAAAGTGGTCCCCGAGGTATTGGAATTTCTCGAAAAAGAAGCAAAATTGAACATTCCGGTAGTAGCGGCTGGAGGCATTTTCGATCATCAGGATGTCCTTCGGATGATCGGACTGGGCGCTCATGGGGTTCAACTCGGCTCACGTTTCGTTTGTACTTACGAATGTGATGCTGATGATCTGTTTAAAGATGTGTTCATGAAAGCAAAAAAAGAGGATATCGTTATCGTGAAAAGCCCGGTCGGAATGCCGGGAAGGGCGATTCGAAGCGAATTTACGGAACGTTTTGAAAAAGGCCTCGACGTTGACGATAAATGTTTTGCGAAATGTCTGAAACATTGCGCCTGCCGGGATAACCGGGAAACCTACTGCATCGCCTCAGTCCTTGATAAAGCCCAAAGGGGAAATCTGGCCGAGGGGCTTTTCTTCGCGGGTTCCAACGCCTGGCGGATAAAAAAGATTGTGAGTGTCAAAGAATTAATGAATGAATTAGTTGGAATTCAGGAAGGGGTTGAAGCAAGTTCACCCTCTGAATCTGTTTCCCGGACGTCATAA
- a CDS encoding SDR family oxidoreductase produces MLLKDKVVLITGGGRGIGKYIARKMCEQGAKIAISSRNERNIEKTRKDFEKQSGFEILIIRADITLKDQVNDVVDKTMEKYGKIDVLINNAGTGGMNPITWLDDGQWFAILETNLHGLYLVTKAVLKAMKQNKNGGRIINIASHLSKTSFPCYTAYCTAEHAILGFTRSLALEVARDGITVNAICAGLIDTDFAKKRTFEMADQLSLPQREYTQNIINSIPIKRLIDPLEVASLAVYLASDPAQAVTGQAIDINGGLLVP; encoded by the coding sequence ATGTTATTAAAAGATAAAGTCGTTCTTATTACTGGCGGCGGGCGCGGTATCGGTAAATACATTGCCCGAAAGATGTGCGAGCAGGGCGCCAAAATCGCCATTAGCTCGAGAAATGAACGGAATATCGAAAAGACCCGAAAAGATTTTGAAAAGCAATCCGGCTTTGAAATTTTAATCATCCGGGCCGATATTACGCTTAAAGATCAGGTTAACGATGTCGTTGATAAGACCATGGAAAAATATGGAAAAATAGACGTCCTGATCAATAATGCGGGCACCGGCGGAATGAATCCGATTACCTGGCTCGATGACGGACAATGGTTTGCCATCCTGGAAACCAATCTCCATGGGTTATATTTGGTGACCAAAGCCGTCCTCAAAGCAATGAAACAAAATAAAAACGGCGGAAGAATTATCAATATTGCCTCACATCTTTCAAAAACGAGTTTTCCCTGTTACACGGCCTATTGCACCGCCGAACACGCCATTTTAGGTTTTACCCGGTCATTGGCGTTGGAAGTAGCCCGGGACGGAATAACCGTCAACGCGATTTGCGCCGGTTTAATCGATACCGACTTTGCGAAAAAAAGAACCTTTGAAATGGCGGATCAGTTAAGTCTTCCCCAGAGAGAGTATACCCAAAATATCATTAATTCTATCCCAATCAAACGCCTGATTGATCCGCTCGAGGTCGCCTCGTTAGCTGTTTATTTAGCCTCCGATCCGGCCCAGGCTGTGACGGGGCAGGCGATTGATATCAATGGCGGGCTTCTTGTCCCTTAA
- a CDS encoding homocysteine S-methyltransferase family protein: MSEILERLKNEILLLDGSMGALLQGRGLPNGYAPDLWNLERPDAIVDVHKEYIAAGSQIILTNTFGASRLRLAEYNAQDKIRDINASAVKHVRTAAGGKKVYVAGDVGPSGTTIAPFGELAFDKAVELFYEQSVELVRAGCDLIAIETMFDIQEMKAAVIAAKEATKGKDIPIMAHMTFTQDGITDTGSDAETAATVMEGLGVDILGVNCSTGPEHMLPVVQKMSTTTHLFISAEPNAGLPIQVNGKTIFPATSEEMASFAERFIDSGVNILGGCCGTTPDYIRKIKHLLANKRPASRNVRKGMKISSRMKTVFVGAGHPFLKIGEKINPTGKKLFSQAIKEGRTDLIVAAARKQFEAGATALDVNVGVPMVSEADMMGKAITAIQNVVNLPLVIDSSYVNALEQGMIYYPGKALVNSINAEEERIEEIFPLVKKYGASVIALVAGDEIPEKAAQRLKNAEYLLKRAEGFGVRKEDIIFDCLALTVSAVQEAATQTLETIRLITNELGSPTTLGLSNVSFGLPNRHFVHNTFLAQCIAAGLDAAILDPYDQEMHQIVAAASLFGRRDPECRRFIQVQADLEGGKSTPKDEGPQTTRDKIYKAVLEGERESIVQLVKQGIEEKIEAFDMFLNLMTPAIRKLGDLFGERKKFIPHLVASADTMKRGVDFLLPYLEKSGNIEKKGTIVFATVKGDIHDIGKNICCLMLRNFGFNVIDLGRNVPMEVIFKAAEENKADIIALSALMTTTMMQMKAVVDEIKAKNLPYKVMIGGAVTTKKFAEEIGAGAYGKDVGEVVTVAESLLEPEKNVV; this comes from the coding sequence ATGTCTGAAATCCTGGAACGGTTAAAAAACGAAATTCTGCTCCTCGATGGTTCGATGGGAGCCCTTCTCCAGGGGAGAGGTCTGCCAAACGGGTATGCGCCTGACCTCTGGAACCTTGAACGGCCTGATGCCATCGTCGATGTCCATAAAGAATATATCGCCGCCGGAAGCCAGATTATTCTAACCAATACTTTTGGCGCCAGCCGCCTGCGGCTTGCGGAATATAACGCCCAGGATAAGATCCGGGATATCAACGCCTCAGCCGTAAAGCATGTTCGAACGGCCGCAGGGGGGAAGAAGGTGTATGTCGCGGGCGATGTGGGTCCTTCGGGGACCACGATTGCGCCTTTCGGCGAGCTTGCCTTCGATAAGGCGGTCGAACTCTTTTATGAGCAGTCCGTTGAACTGGTCAGGGCGGGGTGTGATTTAATTGCCATTGAAACCATGTTTGACATTCAGGAGATGAAGGCGGCTGTTATCGCGGCCAAAGAGGCCACAAAAGGAAAAGATATCCCGATTATGGCTCATATGACCTTTACCCAGGACGGGATTACCGATACCGGAAGCGATGCCGAAACCGCGGCTACGGTCATGGAGGGATTAGGGGTCGATATTCTAGGGGTGAATTGTTCCACCGGTCCGGAACATATGCTGCCGGTGGTTCAAAAGATGTCTACGACGACCCATCTTTTCATTTCAGCCGAACCCAATGCCGGTTTGCCGATCCAGGTCAATGGGAAGACGATTTTTCCAGCGACATCTGAAGAGATGGCTTCTTTCGCGGAACGGTTTATCGATTCAGGGGTCAATATCCTGGGAGGGTGTTGCGGGACGACGCCCGATTACATTCGAAAAATCAAGCATCTATTAGCGAATAAAAGACCGGCTTCGAGAAATGTCCGGAAGGGAATGAAGATCTCAAGCCGGATGAAAACCGTTTTTGTGGGCGCAGGACATCCCTTTTTGAAAATCGGTGAAAAAATAAATCCCACCGGGAAAAAACTTTTCAGCCAGGCGATTAAAGAGGGGAGAACCGATTTGATCGTCGCGGCCGCAAGAAAACAGTTTGAAGCCGGAGCCACTGCCCTGGATGTCAATGTCGGAGTTCCCATGGTCAGCGAAGCCGATATGATGGGTAAAGCCATTACGGCCATTCAAAATGTGGTCAATCTTCCGCTGGTGATCGACAGCTCGTATGTCAACGCGTTGGAGCAGGGGATGATTTACTATCCCGGAAAAGCGCTGGTCAACAGTATCAACGCCGAAGAAGAGCGGATTGAAGAGATTTTTCCTCTCGTCAAGAAATATGGGGCATCGGTCATTGCGCTGGTCGCGGGGGATGAAATTCCTGAAAAAGCGGCGCAAAGGCTGAAAAATGCCGAATACCTGTTGAAACGGGCTGAAGGTTTTGGTGTTCGAAAAGAAGATATTATCTTTGATTGCCTGGCATTAACGGTTTCAGCGGTTCAGGAAGCGGCCACTCAAACCCTCGAAACCATCCGTTTAATTACGAATGAACTGGGTTCTCCTACCACGCTTGGATTGAGCAACGTTTCTTTTGGTCTTCCCAACCGCCATTTTGTTCATAATACGTTTCTGGCCCAGTGTATTGCCGCCGGTTTAGACGCGGCGATTTTAGACCCCTATGACCAGGAGATGCATCAAATTGTCGCGGCGGCCAGTTTGTTTGGAAGAAGAGACCCTGAATGCAGACGGTTTATTCAGGTGCAGGCCGATCTGGAGGGAGGCAAATCAACCCCTAAAGACGAAGGCCCCCAAACAACAAGGGACAAAATCTATAAGGCTGTTCTGGAGGGCGAGAGAGAGAGTATTGTTCAACTCGTTAAACAGGGAATTGAAGAAAAAATTGAAGCCTTTGACATGTTTTTAAACCTGATGACCCCTGCCATCCGCAAACTTGGGGATTTATTTGGTGAACGAAAAAAGTTTATTCCGCATCTGGTGGCCTCGGCGGATACGATGAAACGAGGGGTTGATTTTTTGCTTCCCTATCTCGAAAAATCGGGAAATATTGAAAAAAAAGGGACGATCGTTTTTGCCACGGTTAAAGGGGACATTCACGATATTGGAAAGAATATCTGCTGTTTAATGTTGAGAAATTTCGGATTTAATGTTATCGATTTGGGACGGAATGTTCCGATGGAGGTTATTTTTAAAGCGGCTGAAGAAAACAAGGCCGATATCATCGCTCTTTCCGCCCTGATGACCACGACGATGATGCAGATGAAAGCGGTTGTCGATGAAATCAAAGCGAAGAACCTTCCTTATAAAGTCATGATTGGCGGAGCCGTGACCACCAAAAAATTCGCGGAAGAAATCGGGGCGGGGGCTTATGGAAAAGATGTTGGAGAGGTTGTTACCGTTGCAGAAAGTTTATTAGAACCCGAAAAGAATGTGGTATAG